The segment GGATTTCAAGAGGTCTTTTTGCCGATTCTCTGTTCTCAAAAAGAACAGACCGTGGATATGAATAATCCAGATGCACAGATTATTTCGATTTCAAATCCCATGTCCGAGAATTACAGTGCGATTCGAGGGTCGTTGTTGCCCGGTTTGCTCAAGACCGAAGCCACAAGCCGTCGCGCGCTGTATCCGCATCGGATTTTTGAAGTGGGTGAGGTGGGGGTTCTCGCTCTGGGGGAAAATTACGGTACGCGCACAGATATTTATCTTTGCGCGCTCGAAGCGAGTGATGAGGCCAATTTGTCCGGTGTTCAGAGCTATCTCGAGGTGTTGTCCTATTATTTTGATTTTGAATATACGATTGCGCCGATTGATCATCCCACATTTTTGCCCGGTCGCAGTGGCGAGATCTGTATAGACGAGCGCGTTTACGGGCTTATTGGCGAAGTTCATCCCAGCGTTCTCGAAATCTGGGGTATTAATTATCCCGTCAGTGCATTTGAGATTGATATCCGCATTGTGTCTGTTTGATCGGGGAGGTTAAGTATGGATAAGCTCAAAGTTGGTATTCTGGGTCTCGGTCGCGGTTTTACGCATTTCAAAAATTTTCTCGCTCTCGAAGAGGCAGAGGTTATCGGTGCTTGCGACCGCTTTCCGCGCTTGAGAGAACGCGCCGAGCAACATATAGCATCGGTTGGTGCAACGGCTCCGATCTTGCCCGAGTTTGACGATTTGCTCGATCTCAAACCCGATGCTGTTGTGGTTGCGACGAATGGGAAATTGCAGGTGGAACACGGATGTGAGGCGATGCGCGCGGGGTGTCATGTGCTTTCGGAAGTGCCCGGGGCTTATACGCAAGAAGAGTGTATGAATTTGCGCCAGACCGTTGAATATACGGGCAAAACCTATATGCTGGGAGAAAATACCTGTTATTGGGATTTTTTTCGCTATTTCCGCAAGTGGGTTGCCGAAGATCGCTTTGGTCCTATTTCCATTGCCGAAGGCGAATATATTCACCATTTGCCGGCTACGCTTTTTCGTCCGGATAGTTCGCGTCATACGCCGACTCGAGCGCGGGTAGCCGGTTATGCGGATGCAATGCCGATCTGGCGCGCCGATCAACCTCCTATTCAATATCTGACGCACGATCTGGGACCATTGCTCGAAGTGATTGATGACCGCTGTGTTTCTGTTTCTTGTCGCAGCGCGCCGTTCCGAAGTGCCGACGCGCCTCTGCGTTCCGACGGTCAGATCGCGGTGTTCGAAACAGCAAAGGGTGCGCTTATTAAAATTATGGTTACGCTGAATACAGCCCGGCCTTCTGAACACCGCT is part of the Gemmatimonadota bacterium genome and harbors:
- a CDS encoding Gfo/Idh/MocA family oxidoreductase, whose translation is MDKLKVGILGLGRGFTHFKNFLALEEAEVIGACDRFPRLRERAEQHIASVGATAPILPEFDDLLDLKPDAVVVATNGKLQVEHGCEAMRAGCHVLSEVPGAYTQEECMNLRQTVEYTGKTYMLGENTCYWDFFRYFRKWVAEDRFGPISIAEGEYIHHLPATLFRPDSSRHTPTRARVAGYADAMPIWRADQPPIQYLTHDLGPLLEVIDDRCVSVSCRSAPFRSADAPLRSDGQIAVFETAKGALIKIMVTLNTARPSEHRYRIFGVEGGAEWFSYEKHARRFSRGADHRSGWEVLPVGLGAHGDDTSAGHGGADLKLARHFTQSILAGKPAPIDVYRAIEYCLPGILANKSAELGGAPVPIPDFRLTPFEHTIFWDSLGLPERDPESRPYQPLG